The Neochlamydia sp. S13 genome has a segment encoding these proteins:
- a CDS encoding M48 family metallopeptidase translates to MNSLPETSAPAVHSAWSAFGISLLLYIGLCSTFFFQYPLLKKLFKRKPSFILFIINIELLAYLSVYQYLLDAGRLFHRIPFMQNMHFPNILWELSLYLGGLGLFYALSFVKFYSYSISETRFYYAQRQLQLLIPFFLPFVIITLVLDIFNALVSSQVSAKTLEWMSASFSLFIAILLFIFLPFFLQKIWKCKPLPAGTLNNRLTMICQKSGFKHAGMKTWTVMHDQLTAGIMGVISPFRYVMFTERLLKELSTESIEAILAHEIGHNTHRHLLLYPFILGGIIPLTGIFFYFFSAPLSYILAQEKAWPLSVAGNFFHTLKIFSFYALITLGYFRGMFGFFSRLFERQADLHVFKVGLPLESMINALEAVAYANGDYATPNWHHYSIKERVEFLKSCLLNPLLIEHHHRKVKKALLIYFALFATALTFLLYLMISL, encoded by the coding sequence ATGAATAGCTTACCAGAGACTTCAGCGCCAGCAGTTCACTCTGCCTGGAGTGCTTTTGGCATATCCTTGCTTCTTTATATAGGATTATGCAGTACCTTCTTTTTCCAATACCCTCTTTTAAAGAAGCTGTTTAAAAGAAAGCCGAGTTTTATTCTCTTCATTATAAATATAGAATTGTTAGCCTACCTTAGCGTTTATCAATATCTCTTAGATGCTGGCCGTCTATTTCATAGAATTCCCTTCATGCAAAACATGCATTTTCCTAACATTCTGTGGGAACTTAGCCTATATTTAGGAGGGCTAGGACTTTTTTATGCTCTTTCATTTGTAAAGTTTTATTCTTACAGCATTTCGGAGACACGCTTTTATTATGCTCAACGGCAGCTACAGCTATTGATTCCCTTTTTCCTTCCCTTTGTTATTATCACCCTGGTTTTAGACATTTTTAACGCCCTGGTAAGCTCGCAGGTTTCTGCAAAAACTCTTGAATGGATGTCTGCCTCTTTCAGTCTCTTCATCGCTATCTTGCTATTCATTTTTCTTCCCTTTTTCCTTCAAAAAATTTGGAAATGCAAACCCTTACCTGCAGGAACGTTAAATAATCGCTTAACAATGATTTGTCAAAAGTCGGGATTTAAACATGCAGGCATGAAAACATGGACGGTAATGCACGATCAACTGACCGCGGGTATTATGGGAGTCATATCTCCTTTTCGATATGTGATGTTCACAGAGCGACTTTTAAAAGAACTTTCAACGGAAAGTATTGAAGCCATCCTGGCCCATGAAATCGGCCATAATACTCATCGTCATTTATTGCTTTATCCCTTTATTTTAGGTGGTATCATTCCACTTACCGGTATATTTTTTTATTTTTTTTCTGCCCCGTTGTCCTACATTCTAGCTCAAGAAAAGGCTTGGCCTCTTTCCGTGGCAGGAAATTTTTTCCATACACTCAAGATTTTTTCTTTTTATGCTCTTATTACCTTAGGCTATTTTCGCGGCATGTTTGGCTTCTTCTCTAGGCTTTTTGAAAGACAGGCAGACTTGCATGTCTTTAAAGTCGGTTTACCTTTGGAATCTATGATTAATGCTTTAGAAGCTGTAGCCTATGCTAATGGAGACTATGCCACTCCTAACTGGCATCATTACAGTATCAAAGAAAGAGTAGAGTTTTTAAAGTCTTGCCTGCTAAACCCTCTATTAATCGAGCATCATCATCGTAAAGTAAAAAAAGCTCTTCTGATCTATTTTGCCCTTTTCGCCACTGCTTTAACCTTTCTGCTTTATCTCATGATTAGCTTATAG
- a CDS encoding dipeptidase: protein MPNSFPSLHILQDYYKKQEKNALEEYFTFLRFQSISSEIGYKSQMEACAQWVMSYLKRMGFEAEIWPTKGHPVIFASYMRAGPSQPTLLIYNHYDVQPVDPLEAWHTPPFEPTIRHGEVYARGAQDNKGQCFYTLFALKALMNIDGKLPINVKFCIEGEEECGSLGLSELLAHKKKELEADYLAIVDLGLRHPTAPAVTLGVRGIVTMDVEVKGTKTDLHSGSYGGIAYNPLHALVDILSQLRDSTGRIKIPDFYKDVQELSPEEKQRITFDFDEQEYFSTFGAKPTGGEKNYTPLERSWLRPTIEINGISGGYVGEGFKTVIPSQAIAKLSCRLVPHQSPEEVARKIANFIEQKAPEGVEVKVHIHAGGGKALRVEPSSKCVQAFAKAYEEVYKTSCAFTYSGGSIPIVQQLSEASQSEVVLMGLGLPDDQIHAPNEHFGIDRLEKGYLIIARTLEFLAN from the coding sequence ATGCCAAACTCTTTCCCTTCCCTGCATATTTTGCAGGACTATTATAAAAAGCAGGAAAAAAATGCTTTGGAAGAATATTTTACTTTTTTACGTTTTCAAAGTATTAGCTCAGAGATAGGCTATAAATCCCAGATGGAAGCCTGTGCCCAATGGGTGATGAGCTATCTTAAAAGGATGGGTTTTGAGGCTGAAATTTGGCCTACTAAAGGGCATCCTGTCATCTTTGCCTCTTACATGAGGGCCGGCCCCTCTCAGCCCACCTTATTAATTTACAATCATTATGATGTTCAACCTGTTGATCCCCTAGAGGCATGGCACACTCCCCCTTTTGAGCCTACTATTCGCCACGGAGAGGTCTATGCACGTGGCGCCCAAGACAATAAAGGACAATGTTTTTACACACTTTTTGCCCTCAAAGCTCTCATGAATATTGATGGAAAATTACCAATTAATGTTAAATTTTGCATCGAAGGAGAAGAAGAATGTGGCAGCTTAGGCCTTTCAGAACTATTGGCACATAAAAAGAAAGAACTTGAAGCAGACTATCTTGCCATTGTTGACTTAGGACTTCGCCATCCTACAGCTCCTGCAGTTACCTTAGGGGTTAGAGGAATTGTAACCATGGATGTGGAAGTTAAAGGTACTAAGACAGATTTACATTCAGGTTCATATGGAGGAATAGCTTATAATCCCCTGCATGCGCTTGTAGATATTTTATCACAGCTAAGAGATTCAACAGGCCGTATAAAAATTCCTGACTTTTACAAAGATGTGCAGGAGCTTAGCCCAGAGGAAAAACAAAGAATTACTTTTGATTTTGACGAGCAAGAGTATTTCTCTACATTTGGAGCTAAGCCTACGGGAGGAGAAAAAAACTATACACCCCTAGAAAGAAGCTGGCTTAGACCGACAATAGAAATTAACGGAATCTCAGGAGGATATGTAGGAGAAGGCTTTAAAACTGTCATTCCTTCTCAAGCTATAGCTAAGTTATCGTGTCGGTTAGTCCCTCACCAATCTCCTGAGGAGGTTGCTAGGAAAATAGCTAACTTTATTGAACAAAAAGCTCCCGAGGGCGTGGAAGTGAAAGTTCATATCCATGCAGGCGGAGGCAAGGCATTAAGAGTAGAGCCTTCATCTAAATGTGTACAAGCTTTCGCTAAAGCTTATGAGGAGGTGTATAAGACTTCATGTGCTTTTACATATTCTGGGGGATCGATACCGATCGTCCAGCAGCTTTCTGAAGCCAGCCAAAGCGAGGTTGTTCTCATGGGATTGGGCTTGCCTGATGATCAGATTCATGCTCCTAACGAGCATTTTGGAATCGATCGATTAGAAAAAGGTTATTTAATTATTGCACGAACTCTTGAATTTTTAGCCAATTAG